ATTTGCAGTAAACCACAGAgtcagacatacacacacaccgtACGTTACAGAACAAGTCCACGGCACTCTAGGCAGGCAGACGGGCAGGCTGGAGCAGGCACCCACCATTACAGAACAACATATCTATGGGTGGGCGTGTGGGCAGTGGAGGTGGACGCGCCAGGAGGGAGGGATCTGGGCCCTGGCACTGTCTAGCTAGTTGCTGCCTCAATCTCAGCTGGTAGAGTCTGCATTTAGGGGCTGCAGTTGAGGGGTGTTAGAACCTTTAGCATCATTCAACCTGAGCCCAGAGTCACCCCCAAACACGGAGGTTTGGCTAAGTTCCCTAAGAGGAAGCAGTGCTTTTCTGTTGGTGGGACTGAATTTTCTCCGAATACACTGGCAATTAGAAAGGGTAAAAGAGGTCTGATACACAGAAGGGAAAATGTTTACACTTCAGCGATTGggtatgtgtgtctgtatgtgtgtgtgtgtgtgtttgtgtgtaaatgtgtgtataGGTGGAGGGCTTATCAAAGAGTTTCCTTGTAGTGTTCTTTTTCCATGTTGGCCCCCCAAATCAGCTGATTTCTGAGCACTACGAATCCTCAAAAGGGAAGGAAGGTAGATTCTCGGCTCAGGGGCTAGGAGTAGCCCTCTGgggtcagcagggctggggggaggcttGGGGCTGGTGGGAGACTCACGAGAACAAGGATGGCAGCGTTTACTCCAGGTGAAGGCAAGATTGGTGAAGTGGGAAGGTCTTCAGAGCCCCCCTTGTGTGatagatggagaaagagaggtcCCAGAAGGCTACAGGACATGTCCAAGGCCACACGGCTGAGACAGGACTGTAGCCCTCTCCCCTTGTTGCTCTTGTTTCCCAGGCAGGGTTTCTTCCTTCAAACCACCATAGCTTCCTTCCTCAGCAGCCTCAATGGAACATTTGCCAGATTTTTCCAAGATAGAAGGGTCTTGTTTtctgcagagagagaaaagcatcCATCAGAACCTCCTTAACAGGTGGTGGCTTCTTGGAATTATGGTTACTTGCTAACAATAATCCTTTCTCTGAGGTCTCTACCGAGCATTGAGGATGACGGTACAGAGAGGCACACAAGGTGACTTCTTCCCATTCCACAGGAGAGGGCAGATGTGCTGTACGCTGGTCAGCAACTTGCTGTCGGATCCTCTTCTCTTTAGTTGGATCTCCTGCCTCTTGCcatctggagaaggaaaaaaaaagatgctgcagGTTTTGAAATCTGCTTCCTTGTCAGGTGACCTGCCCATTAGAGCACACGGCCTCTATCAAGACCATGAGCTACCTTGGCAGGTTCGAATAGATCAAAAGGGGCACATTCTGGGGCACCAGGCCCTGTCCAAGCATTGACCTGGCCTGCTCCCTACCTAAGGGCCTGGGGAAATGGCTTTGGAGAGGAATTCTGTATATGGTGACATAGGAACCAAGGCTGAATGACCACCACCTATATTATTCAACGACCATCAGCAGAGCACAGACATTATGCCACGCGGGCTACCAACTTGGTGTGAAAGGTTGGACTCAATGACATCTAAGGAAGGGCTTTTCCAGCAAGAGGGGCCTATGATTCCGCAACTCCCTGTTCAATGGACTTTTCAGATCAATTGAGATAGTCTATCAAATTGTGACTCCGGAAGGGTTATGCTTGTGGgattttgcttatttgttctctttttgttgatttttatagaATTCAAACCCTCTTAACTGCCATGGCCTCTTGTCCTTTCTTGTTCCTGATTCTGTTTTTacactgaaactaatatacttaTGGTCTAGGATGTTGAACTATGTCATGTTGGGTTAAACGTCCCAACAGTTACGTCCCCACAAAGGTGCTTTACCGCTGAGATGTGACTCAAAAGGTAAAGAGGAAAAGGAGTGGAGTATTGAACAGGGGGTAAGTGAGACACTGAGGACGAGAGAAGCTGTGAGACGCTGAAATGCATCCTGAGACTGGGCTCTGGACTATGTCCTCTGATCTTTTAAGCACAGACTTGCCTGGAGATAACAAAGTGGGTAGATATCTCTTATGATCCCTCTGATCCTCCAATTTTATGTAGAAACACTCTAAAAATAGAATCACGGggggaaaaatgaagagaaacatcATGAggataaaaggaagaagaaaaagtagaagcagcggatgctgggggtgggtggagattGAGAAAAGCAGAATGTGATGggaaaaagtggagaaaaagaagagaactgCACTGAAACATGTTAAGAGGTTAAGGTACCTGCTTAGCAAATAGACATTGTTTCATCACAAACTCCTTATTGATGAATACATGAATAGATGCATTAACCATCCTCTCtagccccactttacaggtggAAAACCTGAGATATCATTCGACTTGCCCAAGTCCCTGCTGCTAACCGGCTTCGGGGGAGGAAGTGGAGCCGGCCCCCGAGAGGAACAGTGCAGAGCTGAGCAGAGGTAGGAGAGCGCTCTTCCCCGCCTGAGGCTGCGTGGGGACCAGGTGCCCTTGGGTCGAGGCCTGTGAAGCTCTGAAGGAGACAGGCTGAGGCCCCAGCCTTCTCTGGCTTTGCCTCCGGCTAACCAGGCCTGGAGTAACTGAGGCAGCAGCGTGGAGCGTGTTACTGCCGAGGGCCTCACGGGTCCTCCCcgtccctttctcttccttgatgGCCACAGAAGAACCAAACCCTGACCTAaaatcttccctcctcctctggggAGCCATGTGAAACATCCACTGGATTTGGAGGTTGGGCTCCTGGCCTTCCcttgctttctctgtctcctcacgTCTCTTTGAGTCTCCTGAGTGCAGGTCCCAaaagtttctctccttcctcaagAAAATGGAGGCTGGGCAAGGATGGGAGTTCTTCCCAAGTCACGTGGAGGCAGGATCAATTTCCTGCAGATGGCCTGCCTCTGGGGACATCTGTCAGATTTCCATAAATCCCCTTCTTTTCATCCCTTTGGGGGAAGACGGGAATTCCCatctattttctctccctctgctccagcccctgCTCACAAACATCTCAGAAGGAACACTTGAGCTGGCGTCCTTCGAGTCATCAAGAAGGCTTCTgtccagggagatcagctcggtgctttgtgaccacctagaggggtgggatagggagggtgggaggcagggagacgccagagggaggggatatggggatatgtgtatatgtatagctgattcactttgttatacggcagaaactgtTATACAGtataaagcagttatactccaataaagatgttaaaaaaaaaaaaaaaagcttctgtcCTCCGATCCCGTTTTATCTCTCTTTGCTCCTCTGTTGAGATCCCAAGCAGGATGGGCTTATCACGGAAAAGAGCCGAGGAGATCCTGTGCTTCCTCTTCCCTGCTACCAAATGACTCACGAACAGCAGTATAGACAGGCCTCTGGTTCCGAGCAGACAGAGAAAAGGCAAGTCATGTTGCCCAGAGGAGGCAGCAGGGGTGTGCAGACCCGGCCCGCCGTCGTCTCCGGGAAGGCCTGTCAAGAGCTCTTCTCCAAGCCCCAGGGAGCTCATGTGTTTTCACGCCCATCAGTGGGTCCTGGGCTTCAGAAGGCTGGAGGTTAGGCTGGAGGAAGGAGCTCAGAAGAGACTGTGTTCTTCCAAAGAGTGGGTGCTCTGGGAAGAAAACATGTTCCCACTGGCAGGAGGATGAAAACAATCTTCATTCCCGTCTTAGTCAACACCGACTCTCACTCCTCATGGCAGCCGTGTCAGGAAAGGAGAAGGTGGTACTCGGTCTTACGAGCCCCCATGGTGTTGGGAGATGGCGTGGTGGGCTGGGGTGTTTAATGAGTCAGAGGTCTGCATCAGTGCACTGGGGGTAGAGATGAGAGAGCGTTTCTTCCTGATGTGTGGGAAGTCGGATGGGTGCTCAGTTAGGTCCACCGGCCACAGGCTGGGAATCAGGCCTTGGGTGAATAC
This DNA window, taken from Physeter macrocephalus isolate SW-GA chromosome 1, ASM283717v5, whole genome shotgun sequence, encodes the following:
- the LOC114486582 gene encoding uncharacterized protein isoform X3, with the translated sequence MGGKGLLLRRPGDKASGSSLLPLQQPLPKHDLKALLKGLECFYIKLEDQRDHKRYLPTLLSPDGKRQEIQLKRRGSDSKLLTSVQHICPLLWNGKKSPCVPLCTVILNARKQDPSILEKSGKCSIEAAEEGSYGGLKEETLPGKQEQQGERATVLSQPCGLGHVL
- the LOC114486582 gene encoding uncharacterized protein isoform X1, coding for MCFSLNPPRLRLLRTWHYQQVKMILRDSQVRDWPLPAHCGAQDWQCCLRDMSHVLLKATKYSKHRWNCTFNFVTSKKKNWYQVVIRKWHDLQEKKNFPECFYIKLEDQRDHKRYLPTLLSPDGKRQEIQLKRRGSDSKLLTSVQHICPLLWNGKKSPCVPLCTVILNARKQDPSILEKSGKCSIEAAEEGSYGGLKEETLPGKQEQQGERATVLSQPCGLGHVL
- the LOC114486582 gene encoding uncharacterized protein isoform X4, which encodes MGGKGLLLRRPGDKASGSSLLPLQQPLPKHDLKALLKGLDGKRQEIQLKRRGSDSKLLTSVQHICPLLWNGKKSPCVPLCTVILNARKQDPSILEKSGKCSIEAAEEGSYGGLKEETLPGKQEQQGERATVLSQPCGLGHVL
- the LOC114486582 gene encoding uncharacterized protein isoform X5; amino-acid sequence: MTTECFYIKLEDQRDHKRYLPTLLSPDGKRQEIQLKRRGSDSKLLTSVQHICPLLWNGKKSPCVPLCTVILNARKQDPSILEKSGKCSIEAAEEGSYGGLKEETLPGKQEQQGERATVLSQPCGLGHVL
- the LOC114486582 gene encoding uncharacterized protein isoform X6; translation: MTTDGKRQEIQLKRRGSDSKLLTSVQHICPLLWNGKKSPCVPLCTVILNARKQDPSILEKSGKCSIEAAEEGSYGGLKEETLPGKQEQQGERATVLSQPCGLGHVL
- the LOC114486582 gene encoding uncharacterized protein isoform X2 — protein: MCFSLNPPRLRLLRTWHYQQVKMILRDSQVRDWPLPAHCGAQDWQCCLRDMSHVLLKATKYSKHRWNCTFNFVTSKKKNWYQVVIRKWHDLQEKKNFPDGKRQEIQLKRRGSDSKLLTSVQHICPLLWNGKKSPCVPLCTVILNARKQDPSILEKSGKCSIEAAEEGSYGGLKEETLPGKQEQQGERATVLSQPCGLGHVL